The genomic stretch GGTCACAAAGATAGTATTGGGAGTCCTGTTCGAGTGAATCGAGTGCTGTCGTCACGAGCGTCGTTTTCCCGACTCGACGGCGACCATACACAACGAGAAACTGCCGGTCCTCTCGTCTGAGATGTGAGGTCAGCCACTCTAGTTCCCGCTCTCGATCAATCATTATGCAGTAGATTATATTATCTTGTGCATAAGATTTGTGGTGGGACTCGGACACCACAGTCTCAGTGTCCACACCGTGTTGGAATTCGTGGGATGGTGCGAATGACAGAGGAACTGTTTCTCAAACAGAATGTTTATCTCGTCTAGATATGTTCTCTCAGCTGAATGTATCGCTATCGCCCCGATGAAATCGACCGTGAGCGCGCCCACCACCAGGCGGTGAAGCAAATCGGAAAGAAAGGCAAGCAGGCCATTGACGTCAAACGCATTGGCAACCTCGGCGAACTGGCCTTCGAAGCGTTCTGCAGAGAGTATCTCCCTGTCGAGATGTGGCACTGGGAAAATGACGAGGCGATGCGCCTGTGCAATCCAGAGAGTTTCTCCGGTCACGATTTCGAGGTGTTTGGTTACACCGTGGACGTGAAAACGTCGCGTGATGTCTCTGCGTTCTTGCCGAAAACACTGTATGAGAATGATCCAGACGACGACATCATCGTCATGGCGTGGCATCGCGATAACGAAGATTCGCTCATGTTGCTCGGGTGGGTCAGGACGCGAACGCTGCAATCGAAGGTCGAGTCAGAGGAAGCTTACGAAGGCGACCGACCGAGCAAGCTCGACCACCTCGTTGTCCGACCGATGAACGAGCTCATGGACCTCGGTCCGAACACCGCGCATATGACCCAACGGCCGTCAAGCCCGTTCGTTCCGGGTGACCGAGTGGTCAAGGTCGCAGACGCAGACCCTGCGGTGGGTGTCGTCATCGACGTCCTGCCACCCGAACATGAAGCGAAAATCATGGGGCAGACGATGGATGGCGAAGCGATTCAAGTGACTTTCCCTGCTCTGCTCGACGAGGGGCCGGGTGACTGGCGGACGATTCACCCTGCGAAACTCGCCTCGTACTGTCACGACCAACAAATCAAATGCTACACCTACAAGCACACGAATCTGGCGTTTGCGCCGAATCCCTACGTCGTGGGTGACCGCGTCATCAAAACGAGTCACGACGAACCGGATGTCGCAATCGTCGTCGAACCGAGCGAGGATGGTGTGGCCGTTGCGTACGAAGGACAATTCGATGGCAAGTCGATTTCACCGGAAAAGCTACAATCGTACTGCGACGAACACGATATCTCGCTTTATTCGTATTCAACTGACGACGTTGCGTTTGCTGAATGACTGTATGGTTACGTCCCGTTTTCTCTAGCTTATCTGAAATTTTCTATTGAGGTGGTAGCTTAGAATCAAACTTTCTCATAAGATCCCCCGAGCCATTCTCACGTTAGCCATTCGTATCGACCCTATGAGACAGGAGACTTTCGGGGGTGGTCGCAACAATTATACCGATTCCCACTAGAGGTGGGAATATGGCGAAAGTGGATTCAAAGGGCCGCATACTGCTGCCCAAGCACCTCCGTGAACGACTCGGCATCAATCCAGGTACAGAGGTTGAAATCACAGAACAAGACGGTACAGCCGTTGTCCAACCTGAAAAGGACCCAGAACACATTATCAGCCGCATGAACGAGCTTATCGATGAGGCGGCGAGCAACCGCGAACTACGAACTTCCGAAGATTTCGACGAGTACGCCCAAGACCACGCCGAAATCATCCGCAGACAGGCCGCGAAACACGCTGACGATGAGTGACGGGCCATACCTCTTTGACGTAAGCGTGATTGCACTCGCACATGCTGGGACGCCCGTAAGTGAGCCAGCCCTTTCTCATCTCCAAGACGCAATTCAGGGCGACATTGAGGCAATCATCCCCTACACCACACTTATCGGAGCACATCACGTTCTCACCTCGTTTTACGGATTCTCGAACGAACGGGCCGCAACGCTGATGCAGAACCTTATGGACGCCAAACGCATCCACTGGTACGATGGATTACCGGAACAGATCGTGCGCTCGGGCTTCTCACTCGCGGGAGACCTGAATATCGACGCCTGGGACGGATATTACGCACGGGTCGCTCAGGAAGAAGGGGTTGGCACGATTCTCACACTCGACGATGACTTTGCGGCAGTCGATAACGTCGAAACCACGGTACTATTGTCTTCCGCAGAATTCGCCACACTCAACGAGTACCTCGGCTACTGACT from Haladaptatus sp. QDMS2 encodes the following:
- a CDS encoding AbrB/MazE/SpoVT family DNA-binding domain-containing protein; protein product: MAKVDSKGRILLPKHLRERLGINPGTEVEITEQDGTAVVQPEKDPEHIISRMNELIDEAASNRELRTSEDFDEYAQDHAEIIRRQAAKHADDE